AGAGGCTCAAGATAGATTTGACCAATTAAAGTATAATGAAGAAGAATTAAATAAGATTTTTATTGATCTATATGGTTTACAAGATGAGTTGACTCCGGATGTTGCCGATAAAGATGTTTCTGTACGTTTGGCTAACGAAAAACGTGATATTAAATCTTTCTTGTCTTATTTTGTTGGCGTAGTATTTGGCAGGTATTCTCTTGATACTGAGGGTCTTGCTTTTGCTGGGGGACAATGGGATAGCTCTAAATACGATTCCTTCGTGCCAAATGACGATAATATCTTGATGTTAAATGATAAGAAATATTTTGATGATAAGCGCGATATCATGAGTCGTTTGAAAGAATTTTTGACTGTAACTTTTGGTGCAGATAATGTAAAAGATAACCTTGAGTATATTGCTTCAGTTGTTGGTAAAAAAGCAGATAATACTGAGGATTCCATTAGAAGGTACTTTGTTGAAGACTTCTTTAAAGATCATAAGAAGATATATCAAAAACGTCCAATCTATTGGGAATTTTCAAGTGGTCGAGCTAATGGATTCAAAGCTTTAATGTACTTACATAGATACAACGAAAATGAATTAGCAATGATTAGAACTAATTATTTGCATCCATTGCAGGGTAGATATGAAACCAATCTTAAACAATTGGATCAATTATTAGAATCTGAAACCGTTGCTAAAGAGAAGAAGAAACTTGAAAAAGAAATTAATCATGTAAATAAGCAACTATCTGAAATTAAGAAGTATGATCCGTTAATTCAACATATTGCTAATGAGAAAATATCGTTAGACTTGGATGATGGTGTAGTGGTTAATTATGAAAAACTTCAAAATGGTGAGAAAATTTTAACTAATTATAAGTAGATAAAAGGGCTTTTCCAATCGGAAAAGCCTTTTTATGTGCCAAGAAATGTGCCAACTATTTTATGGCATTATCTAGAATAGAAATTATCTTATCTTGATCCTGAGATTGCAATTCTCTAATTATATGTAAGTAAGTTGATTGAGTTGTTGTGATGTTACTATGACCCAATCTTCTCGAAACGGAAAGTACGCTAACTCCTTTATAGAGTAAGATTGAAGCATGCGTGTGACGCAATCCATGAAATGTTATACGGGGAATATTAAGTGATTCAAGTTTATTAGTTAGTGACTTATTTATTTCAGCACTTACCAAAATATGATCTTTCTTATTCATAAATATTGGCTGGTTGTTTTTAAATTCATGAAGTTTCAGGTATTCTTTTAATTTAAAAACTGTCTGTTCATCGATAGCAATTTTTCTGATAGAGGATTTCGTTTTAGTCTTCATAAAGCCAGTTTTATATTTATAATCCCAAGTCTTATTTACGCTAATATATCCGGATTTGAAGTCAAAGTCTTTAGTTGTCAAACCCACAACTTCGCCATATCTCATCCCAGTCACAGCCGCAATAAAAATAATCATTTCATCTATTTTGTTGGTATTAAGATTCTTTATTAAAATTGACCAATTTTTATAACTCAAGACTTTATTAATTTTTGGTCGTTCTATTCCAGTTATAACGGCTTTTCTAGTTGGATCCGCCATAATTATTTTTTCATCTAAAGCCTCAAGCAAACAAGCCCTTATTTGTTTATGAAAGCATGATACAGTGCGCTTTGCGTGTGTTTTAGCAAATTGGTTAATGCCTTCTTGATAACGTAGTTTAGTTAAATCCTTTAGTTTTAAATCGCCAAATATTTCATAAATGTGTTGAGCAGTATTTTGATATTTATTGAAAGTGATTTTAGACACTACATTTTTCTTAAAAACATTGATCCAACGTTTGTAGTAACTGACCAAGGGTTCTTCACTTGATTTTGCACTGGATAGATTAGGGTATTCAATTTGTATCTGACTAGCTGCTAGAATAGCTTCTGATTGTGTTCAAAGCCCGATTTACGTAGTTTCTTGTATTTACCAAATTGATCTTTGTATGATATTTCATATTGCCAAACGTGTCCTCTTTTACGATAACTGACCATTATTTGAGCCCTCCAAACGGAACAGTTGTCACAATTTTGGCACATACGTAACTATATTCCAATAATTTTGCATTAAATAATTGCTTATCATCAGCGATGTGATTTAAGAGTGGATGTTGTTTGAAATCCCATGAGATTTCGATGAATCCCAATCGTTTTTAGATATTAATAGATTATCTACATTGAATCCTTTATAGATTTTAAAACTGGAATTTAAAAATTCCCAATCTGCAATGTATCGTTGGTTTAAAATTTTAAGATGTAATTCCTACTGACGAATTCATTAATCCAATAAGTCAAACAGTTTTATTTTTATTAGAAAATGCACATACCCCGTAACATCATTTATGCTTCCCGGAAATCTGTATCTAATACTAAAGTTACCACAGTAATATCAGACCATGTTATCGCTTCATGAAAGTAATAATCAGGATTTCTTGTTACGGACCTTATCTTTCCATTGGACCATTGAAATTTCTCACTTCATAACCATCATTTTCCCAATTAACTACATAATCGTAATTTCCATACCATTTTCTATAAGATCCACCTTTATTATATGGAAACCATTTTTTATTAGATTCTAATGATTCTTTTATAGAATGAGAATTAAAACTAATATTGCTATTTATAACCTCATACCACATTCGTAAGAATCTATTGTTATCAGCTGTTGCTAATCCCTGTCTTGGGTCAACTAATTCGTCCATTCTAGTTCCCTTTTCGAAATCCTTAATCAAGTTTTCACTAGCCCAATAAGCAATAGGACTACCAGGGATCTTACTAAAGTTCGCTTGATTAGTTCGATTATAACGATTACCAGGTATTGGAAGTTTAGAGGGAATCTTACCCGAAGTATCTGCAGTTTTGATTTGATGATAGGTCCCAATGAAATTAGGTAAGTTCATATTTCTTACAATCGTGACTGCCGTACCAAATGCAATACCCATAACATTATTTTCCATATGCATGAGGTTAGAAATTGTAAAGTTACTTAAAAGATGTGTCCTCATTTTTTCAAAACTTGATAGAAACATCCAAGATTGCATAGTAACCATGCAATTATATCCACCAGGAATCATTGATTTATTCCATCGTTCGATGAACATTGAAAATAAATCAGACTTTGCATCTGGATAGTTAGTTTTTGCAAAATTACCGAGAATTTTATTCATTCTTGACGAACCCATATATGGTGGATTGGTAATGATAATGTGATATTGTGCAGATAAGATTTTAGAAACACTCAATAATTGCTTCAATGAATTAATTAAAGGAATCAATTCGAATGACATTTGTTCTTGATTTAGATTTGACAATTTTTGATATAAATCATCATAATCAATATCAAGCCCCATAATTAGTGATCCTAAATCATTTCCATTATGGAATAAATTAATAACATTATTAAATAAGGTTACATCATGTTCATTTAATTCATTAAACAAAAGTTCAAAATCATCACTGTTAAATTCATTCGTTTCAGGAATGTCATAAATATTCAATTTGATATTACTTGTCAAAGCACGTCTATTGTATTGACGCAATTTCATGTATACAGCAAAATATGATAACTGGAATGCTCTAGTGTCTATATCTAATCCAAATAAATTATTGGTTACAATTGATTTTGAAGCCTCTCTTTCAGAATATCCTTCTGATTGATAAATCTGCATTAATAAATCAAATGCATAAACCAGTATGTGTCCAGACCCCATCGAAGGATCAATCATTTTTAAATCTGTTATTTCAAGATTACTTAGACTTTTGTCAACATCTTTTAATGACACAATAACATTCTCTGGTTGCTGAGCATCTTTCATGTAATATTGCCAATTGAAGTCACTTGCAATTTGTTCTTCTAAACGAGTGTCATTTTTTTCAAGTAAAGATTTAATCCATATTTTCCCCAATGAATTTTGGACCATATATTTAACAATCCAGTCAGGTGTAAAAATCTGTGTCACTGAAGCAATTTCTGTATCTTTAAATTATGTGATTTTGGAGAAGAAATTGCTTTTTCTTTTGGTTCCGTATTGTAATACTGATAAATCCATCCAATAATCTCAACCTGACCGCCTTGTTCAACATCAAAATTACTCTCTGGAATCTCAGTAACAATATCTTTTATCACACCGTGATTATAGCTTGGAGTGGACGAAAATTGCCAAACAAAAATGTTATAGGTAGCAGTAAATATATTATTCAAACGGATAGTGGCCATCGATTCTTATCCAGTTGATTTACAAATGACTGAAAAAGAGAGGGCTACATTAGAATTAAAAAAGCATTAAAAGATATTCCTGTTAAGGATTTAAATACACCACAAGAAATTTCTGATTTTTTTGAGGATGGAAATAATGATAATCAAAACTAATGATATCTTTATTATGTTCCGCTTATGGATAAAAAGGCGGTA
This sequence is a window from Companilactobacillus alimentarius DSM 20249. Protein-coding genes within it:
- the pglX gene encoding BREX-1 system adenine-specific DNA-methyltransferase PglX, with translation MVQNSLGKIWIKSLLEKNDTRLEEQIASDFNWQYYMKDAQQPENVIVSLKDVDKSLSNLEITDLKMIDPSMGSGHILVYAFDLLMQIYQSEGYSEREASKSIVTNNLFGLDIDTRAFQLSYFAVYMKLRQYNRRALTSNIKLNIYDIPETNEFNSDDFELLFNELNEHDVTLFNNVINLFHNGNDLGSLIMGLDIDYDDLYQKLSNLNQEQMSFELIPLINSLKQLLSVSKILSAQYHIIITNPPYMGSSRMNKILGNFAKTNYPDAKSDLFSMFIERWNKSMIPGGYNCMVTMQSWMFLSSFEKMRTHLLSNFTISNLMHMENNVMGIAFGTAVTIVRNMNLPNFIGTYHQIKTADTSGKIPSKLPIPGNRYNRTNQANFSKIPGSPIAYWASENLIKDFEKGTRMDELVDPRQGLATADNNRFLRMWYEVINSNISFNSHSIKESLESNKKWFPYNKGGSYRKWYGNYDYVVNWENDGYEVRNFNGPMER